A window of Bacillota bacterium contains these coding sequences:
- a CDS encoding SdpI family protein, whose product MQHRTKPPCSWPGPQTPYTGIRTPWTLTDEETWRITHRVNRHPFMAAGGVTRRCSGPCTLSLPHSPGGQRTLLAGLSMVLFRAKRARISFSSNHIVL is encoded by the coding sequence GCCACCGTGCAGCTGGCCCGGACCGCAGACACCCTACACCGGTATCAGGACTCCGTGGACCCTCACGGACGAGGAAACTTGGCGTATCACCCACCGCGTCAACCGGCATCCCTTCATGGCCGCCGGGGGCGTAACGCGCCGCTGTTCCGGCCCCTGCACCTTATCGTTACCGCACTCGCCCGGGGGTCAGCGCACGCTGCTGGCCGGCCTGAGTATGGTCTTGTTTCGGGCAAAGCGGGCCCGGATTTCCTTCTCGTCGAACCACATCGTCTTGTAG
- a CDS encoding penicillin acylase family protein, translating to MRRKIVLALVLFLVLALVAAGTGAWWVYRRGVPALASERTAGVHAVVEIYRDDYGIPHIFAQTEEDLFYAQGYVMAQDRLWQMDLTRRAVSGRLAEIFGPDFVAADQFLRTIGFMRTARESEAFLTPEARQALEAFARGINDYIAGHRRNLPIEFTILGYRPDPWTVADSLAIGKYMAWELGGNMQTELFLLALVDKVGPERARTLFPAASPEDLTIIQSAGTPVAGPWWALVQLLELADQGRVLGISGEDLGSNNWVVGGQMTASGRPMLANDMHLAMGAPSIWYQNHLVVPGRLNVTGVMFPGVPGVIVGHNERVAWGVTNVGPDVQDLYVERPNPANPYQFEYNGRWENARVIREEIRVKGQKEPVVKEVVITRHGPVISDVVTGVTQPLSLRWTAYEHTGEFEAVLGFMRARNWDDFKKALEHFMAPAQNFVFADIDGTIAYRANGLFPVRNKGEGLLPVPGWTDEYEWKGWIPWDEVPQVLNPPEGFIVTANNRVVGDDYPYFLSHQWALPYRAMSIRQELEGKKGLTLADMEKIQTDWKNLQAAILYPIIGRALEGGQWSPEENRARQVLARWSADPRDVPGAAGPAIFHTLYLKMLWRTFHDELGELYPRFLQHGSAMNVFDTLLRRDSPWFDDVTTPEKETRDEIIRLAFRDTVTELAGKLGKDPDKWEWGRLHAITFAHPLGKVKPLDRLFNRGPFPYGGSKITAGAASYSLTDPFAVNVAAPWRYAVDLGDLDHGRDVLAIGVSGQPASPHYQDQMELWLTGRYKTMWFDEKEIRARFARNKTILRPASSVR from the coding sequence ATGCGGCGCAAGATCGTGCTGGCCCTGGTGCTGTTCCTGGTCCTGGCCCTGGTGGCTGCTGGTACCGGCGCCTGGTGGGTGTACCGGCGGGGTGTTCCCGCTCTGGCCAGTGAACGAACTGCCGGTGTCCATGCAGTGGTGGAGATTTACCGTGACGACTACGGCATCCCCCACATATTCGCCCAAACCGAGGAAGATCTCTTTTACGCCCAGGGTTACGTCATGGCCCAGGACCGCCTCTGGCAAATGGACCTGACCAGACGCGCCGTGAGCGGCCGGCTGGCCGAGATCTTTGGCCCGGATTTCGTGGCCGCCGACCAGTTCCTGCGAACCATCGGCTTCATGAGGACGGCCCGAGAGTCCGAGGCATTCCTGACTCCCGAAGCCAGGCAGGCCCTGGAGGCGTTTGCGCGCGGGATAAACGATTACATCGCCGGGCACAGGCGCAATTTGCCCATTGAGTTCACCATCCTCGGTTACCGGCCCGACCCCTGGACGGTGGCCGACTCCCTGGCCATTGGTAAGTACATGGCCTGGGAACTGGGCGGCAACATGCAGACCGAACTCTTCCTGTTGGCCCTGGTAGACAAAGTGGGGCCCGAAAGGGCACGCACCCTTTTTCCCGCAGCTTCCCCCGAGGACCTGACCATCATCCAGAGCGCCGGTACGCCGGTTGCAGGCCCGTGGTGGGCCCTGGTGCAGCTCCTGGAACTGGCGGACCAGGGCCGCGTTCTGGGCATATCGGGGGAAGACCTCGGCAGTAACAACTGGGTGGTTGGGGGGCAGATGACCGCTTCCGGCCGCCCCATGCTGGCCAACGACATGCACCTGGCAATGGGAGCGCCGTCCATCTGGTATCAGAACCACCTGGTAGTGCCCGGACGCCTGAATGTCACGGGCGTCATGTTTCCCGGAGTGCCGGGGGTCATCGTCGGTCACAACGAACGGGTCGCCTGGGGGGTCACCAACGTTGGCCCCGACGTTCAGGATCTGTACGTGGAAAGGCCCAATCCGGCGAACCCCTATCAATTCGAATACAACGGCCGGTGGGAAAACGCGAGGGTCATAAGGGAAGAGATTCGTGTCAAGGGACAGAAAGAACCGGTGGTCAAAGAGGTGGTCATCACCCGGCACGGTCCCGTCATCTCGGACGTGGTCACGGGTGTAACCCAGCCGCTCAGCCTGCGCTGGACGGCTTACGAACATACCGGGGAGTTCGAAGCCGTGCTGGGCTTCATGCGTGCCCGGAACTGGGATGACTTCAAAAAGGCTCTGGAACACTTCATGGCTCCCGCCCAGAACTTCGTCTTTGCCGATATCGACGGCACCATCGCCTACCGGGCCAACGGTCTCTTTCCCGTCCGCAACAAGGGCGAGGGGCTGCTACCGGTGCCCGGATGGACGGACGAATATGAATGGAAGGGTTGGATACCGTGGGACGAGGTGCCCCAGGTGCTGAATCCGCCGGAGGGATTCATCGTCACCGCCAACAACAGGGTGGTTGGCGACGACTACCCGTATTTCCTCAGCCATCAGTGGGCCCTTCCCTATCGCGCCATGAGCATCCGGCAGGAGCTCGAGGGCAAGAAGGGGCTGACTCTGGCCGATATGGAAAAGATTCAGACCGACTGGAAGAACCTCCAGGCGGCCATCCTTTATCCAATTATTGGGCGGGCTCTGGAAGGGGGGCAATGGTCCCCCGAGGAAAACCGGGCCCGGCAGGTGCTGGCCCGCTGGTCCGCTGATCCTCGCGATGTACCCGGTGCAGCCGGACCGGCTATCTTTCACACCCTCTATCTGAAAATGCTCTGGCGCACCTTCCACGACGAGCTGGGAGAACTCTACCCCCGCTTCCTGCAACATGGCTCCGCCATGAATGTTTTCGATACCTTGCTGCGGAGGGATTCGCCCTGGTTTGACGACGTGACCACCCCCGAGAAGGAGACCAGGGACGAGATCATCCGCCTGGCCTTTCGCGATACGGTGACCGAACTGGCCGGCAAGCTCGGGAAGGACCCGGATAAGTGGGAGTGGGGGCGCCTCCACGCCATCACCTTCGCCCACCCCCTGGGCAAGGTCAAACCGCTTGACCGGCTCTTCAATCGCGGGCCCTTCCCGTACGGAGGCAGCAAGATCACGGCTGGGGCCGCCTCCTACAGCCTGACCGATCCCTTCGCCGTGAACGTAGCTGCTCCCTGGCGCTACGCCGTGGACCTGGGTGACCTAGACCACGGGCGCGACGTGCTGGCCATAGGCGTCTCCGGACAGCCCGCCAGTCCCCACTATCAGGACCAGATGGAGCTGTGGCTCACCGGACGCTACAAGACGATGTGGTTCGACGAGAAGGAAATCCGGGCCCGCTTTGCCCGAAACAAGACCATACTCAGGCCGGCCAGCAGCGTGCGCTGA
- a CDS encoding thioesterase family protein, which translates to MSAALKLGLRGEASTTVGEENTAIAYGSGGARVFATPAMIGLMENAALSSVDPLLEPGHITVGIRVDVEHLAATPVGMKVTARSELLEIDGKRLVFRVEAYDDKELIGRGTHVRFIVNEQHFLSRAAAKAKNE; encoded by the coding sequence ATGTCTGCGGCGTTGAAACTAGGCTTGCGGGGGGAAGCTTCAACCACGGTTGGGGAAGAAAATACTGCCATTGCCTACGGCAGCGGGGGGGCAAGGGTTTTTGCCACTCCAGCTATGATTGGCCTGATGGAAAACGCAGCCCTTTCTTCTGTAGACCCCCTGCTGGAACCCGGCCACATAACTGTCGGGATCCGGGTGGACGTAGAGCACCTGGCGGCCACCCCTGTAGGGATGAAAGTTACCGCCCGCTCGGAGCTATTAGAAATTGACGGCAAGAGGCTGGTCTTCCGGGTAGAGGCGTACGACGACAAAGAGCTGATTGGCCGTGGTACCCACGTACGCTTTATTGTCAATGAACAGCATTTTCTTTCCCGAGCAGCGGCTAAAGCAAAAAATGAATAA
- the lexA gene encoding transcriptional repressor LexA: MPRDRQQLSERQQRILEFIQQSLEERGYPPSVREIARAVGLKSPASVHTQLDRLEKQGLIRRGRMTSRALEVLGPGGTRYRGKVAMVPLVGRVTAGEPILAVENIEEYVPLPWELTGGADGNVFVLTVRGDSMTGAGILDGDRVVVRQQESADNGDIVVALVGEEATVKRFFKDQDGVRLQPENPAMQPIYTRDVKILGKVIGLYRRI, translated from the coding sequence ATGCCGAGGGACAGGCAGCAACTCAGCGAGCGGCAGCAGCGCATCCTGGAGTTCATCCAGCAATCACTCGAGGAGCGCGGATATCCACCGTCCGTGAGGGAGATCGCACGCGCGGTGGGACTCAAGTCGCCGGCGTCGGTGCACACCCAGCTTGACCGCCTTGAGAAGCAGGGTCTCATCAGGCGCGGCCGCATGACCTCCCGCGCCCTCGAGGTCCTGGGGCCGGGCGGCACTCGCTACCGGGGCAAGGTCGCCATGGTGCCCCTGGTCGGTCGGGTAACGGCTGGTGAGCCCATTCTGGCAGTGGAGAACATAGAGGAATACGTCCCGCTACCCTGGGAGCTAACAGGGGGCGCAGATGGGAACGTGTTTGTACTCACGGTGCGCGGAGACAGCATGACCGGTGCGGGCATCCTGGACGGGGACCGGGTAGTGGTGAGGCAGCAGGAGTCGGCCGACAATGGTGACATCGTGGTGGCGCTCGTGGGCGAAGAAGCAACCGTGAAGCGTTTCTTCAAGGACCAGGACGGCGTGAGGCTGCAACCCGAGAACCCGGCCATGCAACCCATTTACACCAGGGATGTAAAGATACTGGGCAAAGTAATCGGCCTGTACCGTCGTATCTGA